One segment of Candidatus Auribacterota bacterium DNA contains the following:
- a CDS encoding glycosyltransferase, which translates to MDNPAISVIIPTYNRKDILQKVLDAYKDQSLPQEQFEIIIIDDGSTDGTKESVAKASQTQPNIRYFHQPHGGPAKARNLGIEQAKGPIILFTGDDCIPDKHLLQEHLRLHKKGEAIAVLGHIDWHPDLEITPFMSYINIDTQFSYPRIKEAPQNVPFGYFYTSNISIPKKYFELVGTFDTDFTEAVWEDVELGYRIWKSGVRIVYNSQAITYHYHAVDIEDYIQRQLRAGKAAAVLYKKHPELIDFLRLPRVTSPEVRFRFYQALLDYYYFVGLQEALQSEKKDQLLLPLEDRLKNWSDIEKDRLMKEVHALERLIATKTQEIHRRDRQIHQKDGEIARRDGEIVKRDKLIEELHNKNQEKYYRIVELEKLEVRLKSSLLYRIYKLFRK; encoded by the coding sequence GTGGATAATCCTGCCATCAGCGTCATCATCCCTACGTACAACAGAAAAGACATTCTGCAAAAAGTCCTTGATGCTTATAAGGACCAAAGCCTGCCTCAGGAACAGTTTGAAATCATCATTATTGACGATGGTTCCACAGATGGCACCAAAGAATCGGTTGCAAAAGCTTCTCAAACGCAGCCAAATATCCGTTACTTCCACCAACCCCACGGCGGCCCCGCGAAGGCGAGAAATCTCGGGATCGAGCAGGCAAAAGGCCCCATTATTCTCTTCACCGGTGACGACTGCATTCCCGATAAGCACCTGCTGCAGGAGCACCTCCGCCTACATAAAAAAGGTGAAGCGATTGCAGTCCTCGGTCATATCGATTGGCACCCTGATTTAGAAATAACGCCGTTCATGAGCTACATCAATATTGATACGCAGTTCAGTTATCCCAGGATCAAAGAGGCTCCGCAGAACGTTCCCTTTGGATATTTCTACACGTCGAATATATCAATTCCAAAGAAATATTTCGAGCTGGTCGGTACCTTTGACACTGATTTCACCGAGGCGGTTTGGGAGGATGTAGAGCTCGGTTATCGTATTTGGAAAAGCGGGGTCCGAATTGTCTACAATTCACAGGCCATCACGTATCACTACCACGCGGTAGATATCGAAGATTACATCCAGCGCCAGCTCAGAGCCGGCAAAGCTGCGGCTGTTCTCTACAAAAAGCACCCCGAGCTGATTGACTTCCTCCGCCTCCCCAGGGTCACCAGCCCCGAAGTTCGATTTCGCTTCTATCAAGCCCTTCTCGACTACTACTATTTTGTCGGCCTTCAGGAAGCCCTTCAATCTGAAAAGAAAGATCAATTGCTTCTCCCCCTTGAAGACAGGTTGAAAAACTGGTCCGACATTGAAAAGGACCGCCTGATGAAGGAAGTCCACGCACTGGAAAGGCTGATAGCAACAAAAACTCAGGAGATCCACAGAAGGGATCGGCAAATCCATCAAAAAGACGGCGAAATAGCAAGGCGGGATGGCGAAATAGTCAAAAGGGATAAGCTTATCGAAGAGCTTCACAATAAAAACCAAGAAAAATATTACAGGATTGTCGAGCTCGAAAAACTAGAAGTCCGCCTCAAAAGCTCACTCCTCTATCGTATTTACAAGCTCTTCAGAAAATAG
- a CDS encoding glycosyltransferase, whose translation MKSLIGNPPWRKGNRLGVRAGSRWPFTMEVPDGSRIPPYVPFPFFLAYAAAVLERERIPVMLIDGIADGLTEEEYIAKVVAFNPDLVLHETSTASIDIDLRIAKKIKESTCARIALTGPHVSVLKEHILKENAFVDFILAGEYELTLLDLSEHLMNARPLEEVKGLSFRKPDGTIQTSPRRPSIKGLDSLPWPARHFLPMENYRDAFCDMPHPMLQMWASRGCPYRCVFCLWPDVMYGDHEYRIRDPGDVVDEVEYCQKKYGFKSFYFDDDTFNLGKARIITLCREIKKRNLGIPWAAMCRADAIDEEILREMKDSGLIAVKYGIESASQKIVNASGKKLDLKKAEKAIELTRRLGIRFHLTFTFGLPGETSETIKKTIEYALEKDPDCLQFSLATPFPGTQYYERLRKTGHIAASSWEEYDGSGKSVIRTDHLSNEELEHWLSEAYRLWGEHQNEKAIQIGAATEGRRKVSLYIPCYNAAKTLKSCLESILAQTYPVDEIIIVDDGSTDETVAIASRYPVKIIRHQKNFGLAASRNTAFRTARNEFVAAVDADVALDRDWLKILMANFTQSEIAGACGKLTERYQNSIADRWRAVHCRQHFGDEQLLSPDFLYGSNNVLRIDAVVKIGLYDLKYRSNYEDVNLGHRLRAAGYTILYQPAARAEHLKRDGIFSALDMDWRWWIYYYEGAGKYSSLRKTILANWRKMLDYIHSDWAGGDKNFVFIDLLLFFTQTYKDLKYRPWLKNIK comes from the coding sequence ATGAAAAGCCTTATTGGTAATCCACCCTGGAGGAAAGGCAATCGCCTCGGCGTGCGGGCCGGTTCGCGATGGCCGTTCACCATGGAGGTCCCCGACGGAAGCCGCATCCCGCCCTATGTGCCATTCCCATTCTTCCTTGCCTATGCCGCGGCAGTTCTCGAGCGCGAGCGCATTCCGGTCATGCTCATTGATGGGATCGCTGATGGATTGACGGAGGAGGAATACATCGCGAAAGTTGTCGCGTTCAACCCTGACCTCGTCCTCCACGAAACATCCACCGCTTCTATTGATATCGATCTGCGCATCGCAAAGAAGATCAAAGAATCTACATGCGCGCGGATCGCACTGACCGGCCCCCATGTCAGCGTCCTCAAGGAACACATCCTCAAGGAAAATGCATTCGTGGACTTTATCCTCGCTGGCGAATACGAACTCACGCTCCTCGATCTGTCCGAACATCTGATGAACGCAAGGCCGCTCGAAGAGGTCAAAGGCCTCTCCTTCAGGAAGCCCGACGGGACGATTCAGACCAGCCCGCGCAGGCCCTCGATCAAGGGCCTTGACAGTCTTCCCTGGCCGGCACGTCACTTCCTGCCGATGGAGAACTACAGGGACGCCTTCTGCGACATGCCGCACCCGATGCTCCAGATGTGGGCGAGCCGCGGCTGCCCGTACCGCTGCGTCTTCTGTCTGTGGCCCGACGTGATGTACGGCGACCACGAGTATCGCATTCGCGATCCCGGGGACGTGGTGGACGAGGTCGAATATTGCCAGAAAAAATACGGATTTAAATCCTTCTATTTCGATGACGATACTTTCAACCTCGGCAAGGCCCGAATCATCACGCTCTGCCGCGAAATAAAAAAACGGAACCTCGGCATTCCATGGGCGGCGATGTGCCGGGCGGACGCAATCGATGAGGAGATACTCCGCGAGATGAAGGACTCCGGTCTCATCGCCGTCAAATATGGGATCGAATCAGCCAGCCAGAAGATCGTCAACGCGAGCGGCAAGAAGCTCGACCTGAAAAAAGCGGAAAAGGCAATTGAACTCACCAGGAGGCTGGGGATACGCTTCCACCTCACCTTCACCTTCGGCCTCCCGGGGGAAACATCCGAAACAATTAAAAAAACGATTGAGTACGCCCTTGAAAAAGATCCGGACTGCCTCCAGTTTTCACTCGCGACCCCCTTCCCAGGAACTCAATATTATGAGCGCCTCAGAAAAACGGGCCACATCGCCGCCAGCTCGTGGGAGGAGTACGATGGATCTGGCAAATCTGTCATCCGCACTGACCACCTCTCCAATGAAGAGCTTGAGCACTGGCTCTCCGAGGCATACAGGCTGTGGGGTGAGCATCAGAACGAGAAAGCCATCCAGATCGGTGCTGCTACAGAAGGGCGGCGGAAGGTGAGCCTGTATATTCCTTGCTATAATGCCGCCAAAACTCTCAAATCCTGCCTGGAAAGCATTCTCGCGCAGACGTACCCCGTTGATGAAATAATAATTGTGGACGATGGCTCTACTGATGAGACCGTTGCGATCGCCTCTCGCTATCCGGTAAAGATCATCCGACATCAAAAGAATTTCGGCCTCGCCGCCAGCCGCAACACCGCCTTCCGCACCGCGAGAAACGAGTTCGTCGCCGCCGTGGACGCCGATGTCGCCCTCGACAGGGATTGGCTCAAGATCCTGATGGCGAACTTCACTCAATCCGAGATCGCCGGCGCCTGCGGCAAGCTTACCGAGCGGTACCAGAACAGCATCGCCGACCGCTGGCGCGCGGTTCACTGCAGGCAGCACTTCGGGGATGAGCAGCTTCTGAGTCCCGATTTCCTCTACGGGAGTAACAATGTCTTACGCATTGATGCGGTAGTAAAAATCGGGCTCTATGATCTTAAATATCGAAGCAACTATGAGGATGTGAATCTGGGGCATCGCCTCAGGGCGGCAGGATACACTATCCTCTATCAGCCTGCGGCGAGAGCGGAGCACCTCAAGAGGGATGGTATCTTTTCCGCCCTCGACATGGACTGGCGCTGGTGGATATACTACTATGAGGGTGCGGGTAAATATTCATCTCTGAGAAAGACAATTTTGGCAAACTGGCGAAAGATGCTGGATTATATCCATAGCGATTGGGCCGGGGGGGATAAGAACTTCGTCTTCATTGATCTCTTGCTCTTTTTTACCCAAACGTACAAGGATCTCAAATATCGCCCCTGGCTCAAGAATATCAAATGA
- a CDS encoding glycosyltransferase family 2 protein has translation MKKRLNEQKVPFVGIVVLNYNGMAHLEECFASLMKLDYRNVGIALVDNASTDGSQDYIRKCFPNVQLIQNAINEHFAQGMNRGMKYWLEKGADYIALLNNDVEVERDWLAELIKMVQTDQRIGAVASRMMYYTNRKIINGIGVDFNMMAYAWDRYQGETFKKSMGHSEDVFSFCAGAVLLNVAALRETGLFDPWHMFYLEDVDLSFRLHARGWRIVTAPSAVVYHKFSASTKQGSPFKDYFILRNRLKMILYYFPLREVWPRIISRIIRKELGTARRWLRRREWHRALLQLKPFIDCILRLPSAIIFRKVNPPQYSVIKMLAHGLEPDILPYFNWDYERADRGKISQYRIIMGVSDNLLGDGWYPLELSSPQCRWTCNETDCLLRTQRDVRSILQLHVRQPIKNAPTQNLKVYMEDEQIGDALIEAGDWHTHHFSCTPRKSVEKFTFKLAYQIHVPMGRRCIDAGVQFNEVSILTEDSPFLRRMERQ, from the coding sequence ATGAAAAAACGGCTCAATGAGCAGAAAGTCCCATTTGTCGGCATTGTTGTGTTGAACTATAACGGGATGGCGCACTTAGAAGAATGCTTTGCGTCCCTAATGAAGTTGGACTATCGGAACGTAGGAATAGCACTGGTTGATAATGCCTCTACTGATGGAAGTCAAGATTACATTCGGAAGTGTTTCCCAAATGTTCAGCTTATACAGAATGCAATAAATGAACATTTTGCACAGGGAATGAATAGGGGCATGAAATATTGGCTTGAAAAGGGAGCGGACTACATTGCGCTCTTGAACAATGATGTCGAGGTAGAACGAGACTGGTTAGCCGAACTTATAAAAATGGTGCAGACCGATCAACGCATAGGCGCGGTGGCCTCGCGTATGATGTACTACACCAATAGGAAAATCATCAATGGAATAGGTGTGGATTTCAATATGATGGCCTATGCATGGGACAGGTATCAGGGGGAGACGTTTAAAAAGAGCATGGGGCATTCCGAAGACGTTTTTTCCTTTTGCGCGGGAGCGGTATTGCTGAATGTGGCTGCGTTGAGAGAAACAGGGCTATTTGACCCCTGGCATATGTTCTATCTAGAGGATGTGGATCTTTCCTTCCGCTTGCATGCCAGGGGATGGAGAATCGTAACCGCTCCTTCCGCGGTAGTGTACCATAAGTTCTCTGCGAGCACGAAACAAGGCTCTCCCTTTAAGGATTATTTTATTTTGCGCAACCGTCTCAAGATGATTCTATACTATTTTCCCCTACGAGAGGTATGGCCACGCATTATAAGCAGAATCATAAGAAAAGAACTCGGAACCGCTCGCCGCTGGCTCAGGCGCCGGGAGTGGCACCGGGCATTGCTCCAGTTGAAACCATTTATTGATTGCATCCTGCGGCTTCCTTCTGCGATCATATTCAGGAAAGTAAACCCTCCCCAGTATTCGGTTATCAAAATGTTAGCGCATGGTTTGGAACCGGATATATTGCCGTACTTCAATTGGGACTATGAAAGAGCTGATAGGGGAAAGATTAGCCAGTATAGAATTATCATGGGAGTAAGTGATAATCTTCTGGGTGACGGCTGGTATCCCCTTGAGCTGTCTAGTCCTCAGTGCCGCTGGACATGTAACGAAACAGATTGTCTATTACGTACGCAAAGGGATGTCCGAAGTATTTTGCAACTCCATGTGCGGCAGCCTATCAAAAACGCCCCCACGCAAAATTTGAAGGTATACATGGAAGATGAGCAGATAGGGGATGCACTTATCGAAGCGGGTGACTGGCACACACATCATTTTTCCTGCACTCCCAGGAAAAGTGTCGAGAAATTCACGTTTAAACTTGCCTACCAGATCCATGTCCCAATGGGTAGGCGCTGTATTGATGCGGGTGTCCAATTCAATGAGGTAAGCATTTTGACGGAGGACTCTCCCTTTCTCAGGAGAATGGAGAGGCAGTAA
- a CDS encoding type II toxin-antitoxin system HicB family antitoxin produces the protein MKYPVVVHKSEYGYDIHCPLLPGCHSQGDTVEEALENIKDAIVTYLKMISEETKSALYEVEVAV, from the coding sequence ATGAAATATCCCGTGGTCGTGCATAAAAGCGAATATGGCTATGATATCCACTGCCCACTTCTTCCTGGTTGTCATAGTCAAGGGGATACGGTTGAAGAGGCCTTAGAAAATATCAAAGACGCGATCGTCACCTACCTTAAGATGATATCAGAGGAAACTAAAAGCGCTCTCTATGAAGTGGAGGTCGCTGTCTAG